CAATCATTCATTTGTATTTGTCATGTAGGGGAAATGATAATGAACTCCACCATGTTGTTTACCCCACCGGTTCTCCGTGCTCTACAGTCCCGTGACATCAGCGCCTGTGTTCCCATTACCGAAGGTGGACTGGTGGGAAGTATCCTCCACTATTTGCCTGAGAACATGGGGGTCATCATAGGTAAGGTGCACCATTGATGCTGCAAAGGAATTGGGTCTGAGtaaactttatttatttattcttccaTCCAGTCGCAATGGCTCAAGATTGAGCAGAagtccgtaaaaaaataaataaatggattcCAGTTAGAAGCATTTATAATTGATAGCTGTAGCCAACGATACATCTCGTCATCACTAATATGTATCTggtgcaaaataaataaatatggcaGCCAAAGCTAGCGAGACTTTGCAACCAGAGTGCTTTGATAGATTTCTTTTGCATCCACCTCTGTTAGAGCAGTGGCCTAGTAATATAGCTGGGAAATTCATAATTTATAAAGGGCAATTCCTAATTCTGGTGCTCTACTAAATAGCCAGATCTAAGGACCCATGGTATCTGTACATGAGAAGAACAGCCCATTAGTCATCAGTGGGTACCATATAATATTCAAATTTCTTTGAGATGGTGCTCCAAGGTAATCAAAAAGTTGCTGCTAGGTTCTTGAGTAGATGAGAGCTGATCACTTGGAATCCAATCAGGGGGAACCTATATAGTTAGTTGGTCATCTGGGAACCCTTTTAACAAAATGTCAATTCCTGAAAACATAGAAACCAGAGAATATCTTTTTTGTTAACTAAATCCTGTCTCCTGAGCTTTAATATCTCGGTCTTGAGGTTGGGAGCCACCTGTCAATAACCTTGTAACGTTCCCATTCTTTACATGTGGATCCCAGACGCCCTCTGTTGGAAGATCCCGGCCTTTTTCCCCTGGTTGTACGAGGTAGGAGACATTTCTGAGCAGGATCTGGTTTATAACTTCACCTGTGGTATAGGAGCGGTGCTGATAGCTCAGAAGAATGTGGCCCTAAAGATCCTGGCTGAGATTCAACATGACGAGGAGGCATGGATAATTGGCTCAATGTTTCACCATCATGCCAGTTAGTTTTTCTACATTTTTCATGATTTTTGTGTTTCCTTCCATCAGGCTTGTGCTTACCTTAAACACTGTGCAACAAATAACTTGCATAATGAATGGAAAGCTGTACGTcctaacaaagaaatggctgcgaTGACACTGGCAACTTTATCCTTCACTTCTATAGTAGTTCCAAAAACAGCCAAGCAGAAtgtgtggatatgccataaatatctAACATTGGAGTAGGCTTTTAAATCAGAATTTTGGTGTAACTTCACTTTCACGTCTCCTGGTGTGACTTCACTTTCTTGACTTTCATGCCCTTACCTAACTATTCTCAGACATATCTGCCAACTCAAAAATTCAGTGGTGTCAACACATTTTAGGCCTCCATTATTTATTTTCCGGCTTACATCTCCAGTCTCAAGGGTGTTGTCATCTCTGCAGGCGCTGCAGTGTTAGCAAAAATTTAGGTGAAAAATATACTTGAGTCATCCCATGGGATGAGGACACCGGGATCCCCATATCTTGTTAGATGCCAATGCTCTACATTTTCTGGTAcaacttttgtgtttttatttCAGGTTTCTTGAATCGCAATTTTTCAGATAATCATATTTTCTCATTGTAGATTCACCTCGAGTACAAGTAAGACATTTTTTGGAAGCTCTAAAATTGAACAATTTTCAACTATTGAAGAATGTAATTCTGTACAAAGCCCCTGCGAAGATCTCAAAGGTGGCCATACTGATATCCACAAAAGGTACACAGCATGTGAGCGGTTTGACGTGTAAAGATTCACTATCTTTTTATGTTCTGCAATTTTCTCATATTCAAAAATCCACTGCGTATTTGTCCTGTCGGAACCTAGTATTATGGTCAAAAGCGACATCATTAACATTGCGTTATCTGCAGTAAAGTGACATTTTGTAATGTTAATGTGACTGTTCGGAGGTGAACTCACAACCATTTGTAAGTTGCCCATGTGATACAGATGGATCCTATATACGCCTGTGTAATATCTACAGATGCCTGTGTAATAATTTTGGATCTATGGACTTGCTGTTTCTATTAAGACTTCagagaaaaaagacagcgccacaatggatggtgaaaaaatagagagtcacatttattctgccttctgtagcgacgtttcggtcaacagacctttatcgtgcttgaccatccattgtggcgctgtcttttttctctgaagtcttggtacgttgtccgggatgggctccctggctctggacgtgcgcccctgtgtccgctgagaccttaagaaaaaaaagggtgcggttttgacttttttctgtcttGACTTTGCTGTTTCTATTAGACAACATGATTGTGAGATGTTTAGATTGTTGTTGCTCTGTAACAGAATTTCTCCATTTTTTAAGGTCCAAAATTGAACCTTATGATGGACAATATTAGACAGCTGGGCAGTTGTGCTAGGCTGTCCCTAATTATCTCCAATAATAGCGCTGTGGAGGAACTCAAGAAGGCTGCTGGAGCCGGGATCCCCACACGGGTAGGTCAAACATAACACCACTTTTATGTGACAAAGAAAGTTTAATACTCAATCCCAGCTATGGAGGCACTGCAGGAAAACTGAACACTTACTGGCAGTATTCCGCTAAGATTACAGCTGATCACAGGGAATCTCAGCTCAGGAGGGAGCACTCTATAATCAGATTATTGTTGAGTTTCATATCTAATCAATTGGGATTGTCCATAGTGGAGAACGTCTTTAATTAATGCTGAGTGtttatgaaggggttaatgtgtcaggAGCAGTGTGGGTATAAGTGCTGGTAGTGATGGAGCAGAAGGTTGCACAGCACGATAGATACTAAACTGAAATATATGCAaacattttttatttcttattacaATCCTATTTTTAAGAAAGATTCCCCAAAAATTAGCTGATCACCGGGCACCCGACTCATGAGAACCCAAGCAATCAGCTGTAATCTGTAGGGGAAACAATACAACAAGTTCTTTGGTTTTTGACTCGTTTTCTTCTCCAAGGACCCTTATCCGGAAGGCCTCTCTGTCTTGTCGGTAACTTTTCTTCAGGATCTCGCTACTCCTAGACTTTGGTCTCCTCTTTCTATGAATCATCCATTAGGCAGCACTGCTCACTTTGCTCTGCAAACTCTTTCTCCCTAACTCACAGAAAGCAGCCACttgccctaacactaaccccacccttgtgggctagtcccaaacattaacggtCTCTGACCCtgcagtctgttgctgggcagatttAACCTTTCACACAATTCTCTGAAAACACCTATATCTATGTGTTACTTTACTATACATTACACAGGAACATATTACATTTCACATAGCACATGATGTATCGTGATATTCACAAAACTGCAGAACACAATTTATATGAGATTACAATAAAACCTGACTTCGGGGGAAACGTGGGCAATATGTCCATATCCTTATATGTACTGAGATACACTAAAGTATCAGCATGATTGACGTGCGGGGTGCTAGATCAAGAATTGCTCTTTATGGCCTCTCTCTATTCTGACAAATAAATGAAGATTATATACAGGTGACACCATCTAGTAATATCTTCATTTTGAAGTCAGTTTTCATTTTTCTTTAGTTTTCTCTTCCTTTCTTAGGGCTCATGCAAAGTGAACTCCTGACACTGCTGTTAGAGGTGGGTGCAGGCGGTAAACACACTCTGTGGATACAGCTCTTGCCCATGTATACTATACCAGCAGTCCACATGAGAGCTCAAATATTGAGAAGGGGTTTACATCAGATTTGCCTATATTGATATAATGCAAAAATGACACAAAATACACGCGCAGGTTTTGCAGTGGCTTATGTTGTGGTATAGCTACAGACACCGCCCTATGCATTGCGAAGGTAATCCTCCGTGTGAATTCTGCAAGAACAAGCATACCGTACGTTATCCACAACTTATAGCATGTCCTAGAACCCACCCCCCGCGGCTTTTCCACCACATTATGTGAATATGATTTACTTAAATACTGCTCGCTGCAATGCAACATCTGCAGTCTACGGAAATTACTGCAGCGGTCGAACATTGCAAATCCGCATGTGCCGCACACCGTATTCTACCGTTCTTCTAGCATTACAGGGAATCTGTAGGTTGGTTACATGGATGTCTTCCAGCCCAGTTATGGTATAAAGGGAAAGATTTATTACAGAACATTCAGACCAGACCCGCGGGGAAGGAGCACTAAGCGATAGGCGCCAGAGGCAGCGTGCACCATAGTCATTTATTCATCTTACTCAAATCTTATATTTCAATATTCCCAACCTTCAGTTCTCGTCTCCTCTTAAACCAGGTTCTCGATCATGCAATGTTTGGATGTCGCTCAGAATTTGAGAGCACAATGTGCAGAGCGTTGGAGGAATTCTCTATCGATCTGGTCTGCCTCGCTGGGTTTGGACGGACATTATCAGATCAGTTTCTCATTGGATGGAGAGGTAAAGCACACATATGCATTAAagagttaaaggggttatccgggacaattttttttatccttGGCATAACAACTTACAGTCAGGTAGTTGCTAACTTCTGCCCAACGCCGATCTCTGCCGGTTCAGTCGATGACCACGCCTGCCGGCAATTCTGCAGCTTCCGGTGACATCACGTCAACAAAGCAGCTActtgtcaggctgctgcagtgcagtacagcgcaacctccacctgggggagcttgagaggaaagtgagactgcacacacaggacagcagaacagacgccaccaagtggcgagaaaatggtcagacaagctgagtcaaaagcacgagatagcacgacagtataataggattagacagatggatagtcagaacgtaaccagagatcagtaaaccagaacgggcaatatacggtacaatagggacgaaCAGCAACGAagtaaataaccaagccaggagatcagaaccggagaatcaagcagacaaacaAATACTGGGAaatgggcagacagagggagttaacagacacaggacaagtcagggttcacagcagggcaaatcaagagctaccagcagggtcaggttaacacaccgaaggcagaactatagctgacactgccagcaagattcatgggagctaaatagcaaacctgaacccagaatgaggcagagcaaagttaacaatCAACCAAAAAGATAAGTAGAAATGGATGGCACTAGAGCGACATAATGTAAGCAGGACTTAAAGCGGAATCCCAAATTGCCAGGTGTCACGCATGCTGGGGGTAGTGGTGCTCTGCACGATAATAAAGCATGAAGAGTTCATATAAGCAGTAGAAAAGaaatctgcggcactcaccccaattgtaGCAGTGAAGACGTGAAACCCTAATGGAGAAAATACATCAATATTACATCCATCTGGACACAGggcaagcaggagggtgcggtaatggagcttggacgacggccgtttcgcacgtaaTGTGCCTCGACGGGTCCAGGTGGATGCCCTGTGTCCAGATGGATGTAATATTGATGTATTTTCTCCATTAGGGTTTCACGTCTTCACTGCtacaattggggtgagtgccgcagatttcttttctagagcaaagttaacccttgacatgatcggtctagaaaaaaagacactaataaaccctggaatggatcatgacactaTTCCTCTTCtgcgctgctctgttgacaggacgTGACTgcggacgtcatgctgattgacagccggctccccgcagttaggcgggGAATCAGCAAGATGTCGGCAGTGACTCCTTGTTGACAGAGCAGAGCACAAGAGGAATAGCTGCTCTGCTGACATGAGGTCAAATGAAGCAGAAGCAGATGAATCACCGGCAGGAGAGGTCCGTGACCAATCTTAGCTAGCGCCTAGCAGAACATTACCTGCCTGTGAGTTCTTAGGCCAATATGAGAAAATAAAATAGTCCCAGGTAGTAACCCTTTTAAAATTTTATAAAAGTCTGCAAATTTTTCCAAAAACAGCACCACTCATGTCCATGGGTTATGTCTCGTATTCTCTCAGCCCTATTCAAGTAGATGCTGCTATACCAGTCACAGCCAATGAACAAGTGTGGCGCTCTTTCTAGAAAAATCCTGTAACTATAGAACTACCATATTAATGGAGGGAGAGCAGTAAGCCCACCATGCAGCTTCGTTATACAACCAAGGAAACCAATAATTTCATAATCAGAAGGAAAACAGTTATTTCCTGTACAATGCAAATACATAAAGGGTCTCTCTAAGATTAGATAATCCATAGTGGGAGGTCTCTGGGTTGGGACATCATTGATGCAGCAAGAAATAAAGACAATTCAGGGAATGGATGGAGTCAGGGAACTTTGTCATCTTAAAAATTAATTTTCTTTGCCATTAATACCCCTTAAATGACCATTCACTGCAGCTCAATGCCAGACGTGGCCCGTGCAGTGTAaagcagaacaaattggacaagctACATAGTAATATAGAATATACTAAATGTTGTAATACAATGGTGGcccgcacattgccgtcaatggttgTCACATCTTGTGATATTTTACCTTTAGGGAAGATCCTGAAACTGTTCTCTACACTTTTCCCATCAATGAAAATGGAGAAGTCCCCAGTGACGGGGTGGAGAGTTCACGGCTGCACGGTGTGCTTCATGCTGGTCTGTCTATTATATGTATCCTCTGACTTTATGGACTCGACACAGCAGTGTATGGAGAATGGATTTACTAACATCATCATTACTAACATCATTACATACATGTGCAGTATAGCAGGAGTAGGGGGATACATGGAGCCCCCGGGCAGTCATATGGGTGGTGGGCATCACGACTGCCTCTATGAGCTGCAGGATACGGTATCAGCTCTTTTATAAATCACATACAGTATTTTGAGGCCATGACTgggtatttttttttgttattgcactttaatttcccctcccccttcttccaagaaccacaacttttttttaacttttccattaaccgtttagtgacagagccaattttgtacctaatggccaagccaatttttacaattctgaccactctctcgttatgtgattataactttggaacgcttaaacggatccctctgattctgagaatgtttttttttgtgacacatcgtGCTTCAagatagtagtaacatttcttcaatatgacttgcgtttgtttGTGTGAAAAATGAAAACTTggcgaaaatttggcaattttcaaactttgaattttaatgcccttaactcagagagatatgtcacacaaaatacttaataaataatatttcccacatgtcgattttacatcagcacatttttttgttaggaagttataagggttaaaagttgacctgcgatttctcatttttctaacaaaatttacaaaaccattttttagggacctgtGAGGCAGTGACCTCTGTTGCAGCTATGTGGCGCTGTATGTTCTCCTCAGAATacacacggaggcgtattgaggccatgggagtgcatggcTCTCTCTTGAGTAATGGTGATAGTGAGACAGTGACTGGCGTAATTGTGAAtgaccggtatgtgtcgcagaggaaatCCTCTATGCTGTAAGCCATtaatgttgctctgggacctgtagtcccacaagtatttgtttaTTTTAAagagaggcttacagggttagtcagagagctCGGTGGGACTGACTaagcacacacctcccacctatgggggtggttacagatgcataatgtgaccagggtttgggtcacatggtctctgggttcagagtgtatggaccagAATGGTCAGAGGGGGCTGTGTTCTAAGGTCCTGAAAGAGGTCAGGCCTGTGTTGGAAGCTCCGGCGAGTGgacacttcctgaagagcacatggagagaccgtggacctggatggtcagtgttggaaGGTCCTAGTAATGGACAGACTTCCTGAATATCATGTGGTGAGACTGTGTAcctgcagagcctgggacggcttctgtgttggggaagccagGACTGAAAGAGTCAGCTTGAGgggcggagctcctggaaggtaacctcagacaagggagttgtaatatacagcagagaagtttatctgctacatgaacagactggtggtcatgatatgttcgtggatgtaatgaaatggactaTATGTTATGTAGTTTATGCAGAGTTAATTAATCAAATAGACTGCTTATGTGAGAAAACGTTCCTGTGTGCTTTAATcaagttgccaagcgagtgtcccccaacacactcagggagcactgtctcacacaccacatcacatttgaagtaactttgaggggtgtacatgacagaaaataccaaaaagttacaccattctaaaaactgcacccctcaaggtgctcaaaaccacatttaagaagtttattaacccttcacgtgcgtcacaggaactgaagcaacgtggaaggaaaaaatgaacatttaactttttttcacaaacatttacttcagaacctttttttattttcagaagtgtgaaaagagaaaataaaccaaaaaatgtgttgtgcaatttcttctgaatacgctgataccccatgtatggggaaaaaacactgggcgcacggcagggcacagaagggaaggagcgccgtttgaccttttcaatgcagaattgtatggaattgagtttggacgccatgtcgcctttgtagagcccctgatgtgcctaaacagtggaaacccccaacaagtgaccccattttggaagctagaccccccaaggaacttgtctagatgtgtagtgagcactttgaactcccaagtgcttcccagaaatttataaagtagagccgtgaaaataaaaaatcatattttttccacaaaaatgatctttttgcccccaattttttattttcccaagggtaacaggagaaattagacccaaaa
The Ranitomeya imitator isolate aRanImi1 chromosome 3, aRanImi1.pri, whole genome shotgun sequence genome window above contains:
- the LOC138671460 gene encoding trifunctional purine biosynthetic protein adenosine-3-like, which encodes MWIPDALCWKIPAFFPWLYEVGDISEQDLVYNFTCGIGAVLIAQKNVALKILAEIQHDEEAWIIGSMFHHHANSPRVQVRHFLEALKLNNFQLLKNVILYKAPAKISKVAILISTKGPKLNLMMDNIRQLGSCARLSLIISNNSAVEELKKAAGAGIPTRVLDHAMFGCRSEFESTMCRALEEFSIDLVCLAGFGRTLSDQFLIGWRVEDVMRRWRSIRDQYRRERQQRARSGSAAPAKKRKYIYYDRLSFLDPSMDLRPTQSNLTERETGSDSEANIDPVGEGQEVAGPSSHASSVLPPATSSVATQDPATSGQETAAPPRKPGGSRKQ